In Fibrobacter sp. UWB15, the following proteins share a genomic window:
- a CDS encoding TniQ family protein has translation MLAYMPKIYPDELISSWLSRWVGHCRCSVITRCRTLSAEFAIKFSEDIKTALRSQYIDIGAFLWRHTMIPYYIRYMDAYARRVALSRLEHSGKIDIADYMLLNHATIRRIRYCPKCATEDRLMFGECYYHRCHQLRDVSICVKHGCMLASTYITLASATLNPPDSTIPIEAAIDAPCNKRLVDYSNYVVTAFNDTDIDVSADYVECLHRLSARYTLWNSRLVDYDRIVRNLHEFYADCGICIPNAQFVQYVVDATRIDTRIILLLLFMKQAR, from the coding sequence ATGCTTGCGTACATGCCGAAGATTTACCCGGATGAACTGATCTCTAGCTGGCTCTCACGATGGGTAGGTCATTGCAGATGTTCTGTAATTACACGATGTCGTACACTTAGTGCTGAATTTGCCATAAAATTTAGTGAAGACATCAAGACTGCATTACGTAGCCAGTATATTGATATTGGTGCGTTCCTATGGCGACATACAATGATTCCCTATTATATTCGATACATGGATGCGTATGCACGTCGTGTTGCATTAAGCCGCTTGGAACATAGTGGCAAGATAGACATAGCTGACTACATGCTGTTAAATCATGCGACGATTCGCCGTATACGTTATTGTCCGAAATGTGCGACAGAAGATCGATTGATGTTCGGAGAGTGCTATTACCATCGTTGTCATCAGTTGCGGGATGTTTCGATTTGCGTTAAGCATGGCTGTATGCTAGCATCAACTTATATAACTCTCGCTAGCGCAACTCTGAATCCTCCAGACTCAACGATTCCGATTGAGGCTGCTATTGATGCGCCATGTAACAAGCGTCTAGTAGATTACAGTAATTATGTCGTGACCGCTTTTAATGATACAGATATAGATGTAAGTGCCGATTATGTTGAATGTTTACACCGATTATCTGCCAGGTATACGCTCTGGAACAGTCGTTTGGTAGATTACGATAGGATTGTTCGGAATCTACACGAGTTCTATGCTGATTGCGGTATCTGTATACCGAATGCACAATTCGTTCAGTATGTGGTTGATGCGACTCGCATAGACACGCGTATAATACTCTTACTGTTATTTATGAAGCAAGCGCGTTGA
- a CDS encoding fibrobacter succinogenes major paralogous domain-containing protein: MKNTFSRKFTVCALAGVLGFALSACDDSSSAGGDDNGETSALSSSAKVTEPAEVTDGSSDSREASNDAQSSGNEKSSSSVTPKSAKSSSSSGDPKSSSSSDMAETATSSSDGSIYDASANILTDLRDGRNYKTTTIAPVGTNYSEVWMAENLNYRTENSFCYRDKFENCDKYGRLYLWSAAVGKTLEECGYGHKCDLGAGFVRGVCPKGWHLPSKSEWENLIVAVDDSITEYTSDNKAGRMLKSTTDWTFDGNGVDSYSFSALPAGKRDISTYFYNGYYGEESEYAHFWSSTVRNDNWAYQMSLFYYRHDNATLNDSSKDMGYSVRCVKDSE; the protein is encoded by the coding sequence ATGAAAAACACGTTCTCTAGAAAGTTTACGGTCTGTGCCCTTGCGGGGGTGCTCGGTTTCGCCCTTTCCGCTTGCGACGACTCTTCATCGGCGGGTGGCGATGATAACGGCGAAACAAGTGCCCTGAGCAGCAGCGCCAAGGTCACTGAACCAGCCGAAGTGACTGACGGGTCCAGCGACAGTCGCGAGGCATCCAATGATGCTCAATCTAGCGGCAATGAAAAATCAAGTTCTTCTGTCACTCCGAAGAGTGCAAAAAGTTCTTCATCGAGCGGGGACCCAAAATCTTCATCAAGTTCCGATATGGCTGAAACTGCAACTTCCAGCAGCGATGGCAGTATCTACGACGCGTCTGCTAACATATTGACCGACTTACGCGATGGTCGAAACTACAAGACAACCACGATTGCCCCTGTCGGAACGAATTATTCGGAAGTGTGGATGGCGGAGAATTTAAATTATAGGACAGAGAACAGTTTTTGTTATAGAGATAAATTCGAAAATTGTGATAAATATGGCCGCTTGTACCTGTGGAGTGCTGCGGTCGGAAAGACCTTGGAAGAATGCGGATACGGACATAAATGTGATCTTGGTGCAGGCTTTGTTCGTGGAGTCTGTCCAAAGGGATGGCATTTACCCAGCAAGTCAGAATGGGAAAACTTGATTGTAGCCGTGGATGACTCCATTACGGAATATACTTCTGACAATAAGGCTGGAAGAATGCTCAAGTCTACTACGGATTGGACGTTCGACGGGAATGGGGTTGATTCCTATTCTTTTTCAGCGCTTCCTGCGGGCAAAAGGGATATCTCCACTTATTTCTATAATGGATATTATGGTGAGGAATCCGAGTATGCGCACTTTTGGAGCTCTACAGTCAGAAATGATAACTGGGCATATCAAATGTCATTATTCTACTATCGTCACGATAATGCGACATTGAATGACAGTAGTAAAGACATGGGCTACTCCGTCCGTTGTGTGAAGGACTCGGAATAA
- a CDS encoding SpoVG family protein, which translates to MNYSTMKKADLVARIQQLEAQSNTAMQVTDCKIFPFTEGPSMGHIKALANIILGDQFMIRGLRVMDGDNGLFVGYPVDPFFKGEDYRSVCNPITRAMREHIEAAVLTKYQQVIAEATNG; encoded by the coding sequence ATGAACTACAGCACAATGAAGAAAGCCGACTTAGTCGCTCGCATCCAGCAGCTCGAAGCCCAATCTAACACAGCAATGCAAGTCACCGACTGCAAGATATTCCCCTTCACCGAGGGGCCGTCTATGGGGCACATCAAGGCGCTTGCAAACATTATCCTCGGCGACCAGTTTATGATTCGCGGTTTGCGGGTCATGGACGGCGACAACGGCTTGTTTGTAGGCTACCCAGTAGACCCATTCTTCAAAGGCGAGGATTATCGCAGCGTCTGCAATCCAATAACGCGAGCGATGCGCGAGCACATCGAAGCCGCAGTATTGACAAAGTATCAGCAAGTAATCGCGGAGGCCACCAATGGCTAA
- a CDS encoding recombinase family protein codes for MATFGYARVSSTDQNLDRQIEALKPYITDQRYLYCDKASGRDFDRRAWRALVGTESSLPALQPGDRVVVLSIDRIGRNYSEIQSEWKHITQTLKCDIKVLDMPLLDTSIGGDNLDNRFIADLVLQILSYVAERERINIRSRQQQGIRLALERGVHFGKKSIPKPEGWDDAITQVKSGTLTATAAMRQLGLKRTTFYKLLRQDHQNAA; via the coding sequence ATGGCAACATTTGGTTACGCAAGGGTCAGTTCGACCGACCAAAACCTAGACCGACAAATTGAAGCTCTAAAACCATATATCACCGATCAACGGTATTTGTACTGCGATAAGGCTTCTGGCCGGGATTTCGATAGACGCGCTTGGAGAGCGTTGGTAGGCACGGAATCGTCCTTACCGGCATTACAGCCCGGAGACCGAGTTGTGGTGCTTTCAATCGATAGAATCGGGCGTAATTATTCTGAAATACAGAGCGAGTGGAAGCACATTACTCAGACATTAAAATGCGATATTAAAGTGCTTGACATGCCTTTACTCGACACCTCAATTGGCGGAGATAATTTGGATAACCGCTTCATTGCGGACCTCGTTTTACAGATACTCAGTTACGTCGCCGAGCGCGAGAGGATCAACATAAGATCTAGGCAGCAACAGGGGATAAGACTCGCGTTGGAGCGCGGCGTTCACTTCGGAAAAAAATCGATTCCGAAACCAGAAGGCTGGGATGACGCAATCACTCAAGTCAAATCTGGTACGCTAACAGCGACGGCGGCAATGCGGCAATTAGGGTTAAAAAGAACAACCTTTTACAAATTACTACGGCAAGACCATCAGAATGCGGCCTAA
- a CDS encoding ArdC family protein, with amino-acid sequence MLNNKSYQEITDTVISMLQNGDGLAPWHAPWLGNGLLVSHATGRPYSVINQLLVGKSSGELATYHQIHACNGRIRRGAHGYKVYFWTMLERQEVDENGEIVTKQIPFLKKYIVFDIADVDGMMPKWLTKTKEAKPIADAETLINNYAKREKISIVHTSSTEAYYSVSKDFINVPCIERFTEASQYYSVLAHEATHSTGHFHRLNRFKPNAKIAPFGSEDYSREELIAELGSTFLLHKLGIDSTYTVKDSAAYIQSWIRALRNDISLLPIAASKAERAVQYICGETIK; translated from the coding sequence ATGCTTAATAATAAATCGTACCAAGAAATCACCGATACCGTAATATCCATGCTGCAAAATGGCGACGGGCTTGCGCCATGGCATGCCCCATGGCTGGGTAATGGCCTTTTGGTTAGTCATGCCACAGGCCGTCCCTATTCCGTAATCAACCAACTTTTGGTCGGCAAATCGTCAGGGGAATTGGCAACGTACCATCAAATCCATGCATGCAATGGTCGTATACGCCGTGGAGCACACGGATATAAGGTCTACTTCTGGACCATGCTTGAAAGGCAAGAAGTCGACGAAAATGGTGAAATAGTCACTAAACAGATTCCGTTCCTTAAGAAATATATCGTGTTCGATATTGCCGACGTAGACGGCATGATGCCAAAATGGTTGACCAAGACTAAAGAAGCAAAACCTATTGCCGATGCCGAAACATTAATAAACAACTACGCAAAGCGAGAAAAAATTTCCATAGTTCACACGTCTTCAACAGAAGCATACTATTCCGTATCCAAGGATTTTATTAATGTTCCTTGCATTGAACGCTTTACAGAGGCAAGTCAATACTACTCGGTTCTCGCCCATGAAGCAACCCACTCTACGGGCCATTTTCATCGATTGAACAGATTTAAGCCTAATGCAAAAATTGCTCCGTTCGGCAGCGAAGATTATAGCCGTGAAGAATTAATTGCCGAACTCGGTAGCACCTTTTTACTGCACAAATTGGGTATCGACAGCACGTATACCGTCAAAGATAGCGCGGCATATATTCAGTCTTGGATACGTGCGCTTCGCAATGATATTTCACTTTTGCCGATTGCAGCTAGCAAGGCTGAACGCGCTGTACAATATATATGCGGTGAAACCATAAAATAA
- a CDS encoding BamA/TamA family outer membrane protein, with the protein MKLGALVALLLIIPLFAEDSFQRYSVVPILGYTEETEFQYGFMGLFFLKPETEGGKVPEIGITTYGSTRNQLQVALEPYFYFFHDQITVWSILKYQDWIASYFGRGNDPDIDEYTLFDRKKFHGGTRIESRIGIPKEFKYGLELHIEHTDISFHESDSKPLPHSHSGWRNGLGYLLGLDTRDNTNWTRHGYLVQWQQMFYNNHLGDYTFNVETLDLRGYSSLSKSTTTAVGFLWMRADGDVPFDMLAGPDGISRFRGVESLYFGDNQAVIMQAEVRQFIWWRLGSHVFFEGGKSGRYFSELARNDWHRSVGVGALLGLNLKENLFARADFSWVDFDHLGLSFYVRQAF; encoded by the coding sequence ATGAAACTCGGTGCTCTTGTCGCCCTCTTACTTATCATTCCCCTTTTTGCAGAAGACTCTTTTCAGCGTTATTCGGTCGTACCTATACTCGGGTATACCGAAGAAACCGAATTTCAGTACGGTTTCATGGGACTCTTTTTTCTTAAGCCCGAAACTGAAGGTGGCAAAGTTCCTGAAATCGGGATTACCACCTACGGTTCTACCAGAAACCAGCTGCAAGTGGCATTGGAACCCTATTTTTACTTTTTTCACGATCAAATTACGGTATGGTCCATTCTCAAATACCAAGATTGGATTGCAAGCTACTTCGGACGAGGAAATGACCCCGATATTGACGAATACACACTCTTTGACCGCAAAAAGTTCCATGGCGGAACTCGGATAGAATCTAGAATCGGCATTCCCAAAGAATTCAAATACGGCTTAGAGTTGCATATAGAACACACCGACATTTCATTCCACGAAAGCGATTCTAAACCTCTCCCCCATTCACATTCGGGCTGGCGTAACGGACTAGGCTACCTGCTTGGCTTAGATACCCGTGACAACACCAACTGGACTCGCCACGGCTACCTGGTGCAATGGCAACAAATGTTCTACAACAATCACCTGGGCGACTATACCTTCAATGTAGAAACCCTCGACTTGCGTGGCTACTCGAGTTTGTCTAAATCGACTACGACGGCAGTCGGCTTTTTGTGGATGCGCGCAGACGGCGATGTTCCTTTTGATATGCTGGCAGGTCCTGACGGAATCAGCCGTTTCCGCGGCGTAGAAAGTCTGTATTTTGGAGACAATCAGGCGGTAATCATGCAGGCAGAAGTCCGTCAATTTATTTGGTGGCGCCTAGGTAGCCATGTGTTTTTTGAAGGCGGAAAATCAGGCCGTTACTTTAGTGAACTTGCGCGTAACGACTGGCACCGGTCCGTTGGCGTAGGCGCTTTACTCGGACTTAACCTGAAAGAAAACTTATTCGCAAGAGCGGACTTTTCTTGGGTCGATTTTGACCATTTAGGTCTCTCTTTTTACGTTCGTCAAGCTTTTTAG
- a CDS encoding acyl carrier protein, whose protein sequence is MNEMKEKLKAFFMSDLGVDGDVLQFDTPLFGEEIGLDSVDSLEIISFVDSNFGVSMTGVAKENFQSIDTIAAYIEAHKA, encoded by the coding sequence ATGAATGAAATGAAAGAAAAACTCAAGGCCTTCTTTATGTCTGATCTCGGCGTCGATGGCGACGTGCTCCAGTTCGATACCCCGCTTTTCGGTGAAGAAATTGGCCTCGATTCTGTGGATTCCCTTGAAATTATTTCCTTTGTGGATTCCAATTTCGGTGTTTCCATGACGGGCGTTGCCAAGGAAAACTTCCAGAGCATCGATACAATCGCTGCTTATA
- a CDS encoding DDE-type integrase/transposase/recombinase: MFKDKVLLKHNGCIYRVLSSSGDGMILVINCTNIGAPRFMREDELAGAVVVSESEMQSANNRHIPEQLNARQEQACNHRFARIALALMYLTDERKRFSVLAESAESLHLSRRRLKDDLNLYLVYQTKAIFAPPLRVRPNLSEDQRNMRWAINRYYYTRFGRSIPETYVMMLKERYCDTTGSLLPHHPSIHQFRYYFRKTRKLQTEFITRDGIKAYQMNRRPLLGAGVQQLSATIGVAMIDSSVCDIYLCDAAKRVVGRPLLTVCVDAFSSMCTAYSLTWEGGMYSVRNMLLNAVTDKVNWCHQFGILIDSHDWDCNTLMATYITDKGSEFASANFEQLSELGVTVVNLPAFRPELKGPVEKLFSLIQEAFKPYLKGHGVIETDFRRRGGHDYRLDATLTLEEFEKVVIRTILHYNTQRVLANFPYTREMLAKRVPPHAASVWNYAKSLSADGLVKVDKKRLMLILLPRTKGKFSRKGLLVNGLRYHHDGYVEHYLRGDDAIVAYNPDNTSSVYLVTDDYCEFSLIEDRFADMSFDEKDRFVKDIRCFVGGFRTKALQGKIDLANHIETIVANAGHGAASNIKNIRETREIARIDTHKDFVKEASNG; the protein is encoded by the coding sequence ATGTTCAAGGATAAAGTGCTTTTAAAGCATAATGGGTGTATATATCGTGTCCTCTCCTCTTCTGGTGACGGGATGATACTTGTCATCAACTGTACCAATATCGGCGCACCCAGGTTCATGCGCGAAGACGAACTTGCCGGAGCAGTCGTCGTCAGCGAGTCAGAAATGCAATCGGCCAATAACCGACACATTCCGGAGCAATTAAACGCACGACAAGAACAAGCATGCAATCATCGATTCGCTCGCATCGCCCTAGCACTAATGTACTTGACTGACGAACGTAAACGGTTCTCCGTATTAGCAGAGTCAGCGGAATCGTTACACTTGAGTCGACGTCGATTGAAAGACGATCTTAATCTTTATCTGGTCTACCAGACCAAAGCTATTTTTGCGCCTCCCCTACGTGTTCGCCCAAATCTCAGCGAGGACCAGCGAAATATGCGATGGGCTATCAATAGATATTACTACACGCGGTTTGGCCGAAGCATACCAGAGACATACGTAATGATGCTCAAGGAACGATATTGTGATACTACTGGTAGCCTCCTACCCCATCATCCTTCTATTCACCAATTTCGATACTACTTTCGTAAAACCCGCAAATTACAGACGGAGTTTATTACAAGGGATGGTATCAAGGCATATCAGATGAACCGCCGTCCACTTCTTGGCGCTGGGGTGCAACAGCTCTCTGCAACCATCGGAGTCGCGATGATTGACTCGTCTGTATGCGATATATACTTATGCGATGCTGCCAAGCGTGTCGTGGGTCGCCCCTTGCTGACCGTATGCGTGGATGCGTTTAGTTCTATGTGTACCGCCTACAGTCTCACGTGGGAAGGCGGCATGTATTCTGTCCGAAACATGCTCTTGAATGCCGTAACCGATAAGGTTAATTGGTGCCATCAATTTGGAATCCTTATAGACTCTCATGACTGGGATTGTAATACGCTTATGGCTACATATATTACCGATAAGGGTTCCGAATTTGCAAGCGCGAATTTTGAACAGCTCAGTGAATTAGGCGTTACGGTCGTCAATTTGCCAGCTTTCAGGCCAGAGCTTAAAGGCCCCGTGGAGAAGTTGTTTAGCCTTATTCAAGAGGCCTTCAAACCATATCTTAAGGGACATGGTGTTATTGAGACAGATTTTCGACGTCGTGGTGGGCATGATTATCGCCTAGATGCGACACTGACGCTTGAGGAGTTTGAAAAAGTCGTTATTCGCACTATACTTCACTATAATACACAACGTGTACTGGCTAATTTCCCGTATACTCGCGAAATGTTGGCTAAAAGAGTTCCGCCACATGCCGCAAGCGTTTGGAACTATGCCAAGTCGTTAAGCGCTGACGGATTGGTTAAGGTTGACAAGAAACGTCTAATGCTCATCCTGTTGCCGCGAACCAAAGGTAAATTTAGCCGTAAGGGTTTGCTAGTAAATGGGCTCCGCTACCATCACGATGGTTATGTCGAGCATTACCTTCGTGGCGACGATGCGATTGTTGCGTATAATCCAGATAACACGTCATCGGTATACCTAGTGACTGATGACTACTGCGAGTTTTCGCTGATTGAAGATCGGTTTGCAGATATGAGTTTCGACGAGAAGGACCGCTTTGTTAAGGACATCCGATGCTTTGTGGGTGGATTCCGAACCAAAGCGTTACAAGGTAAGATTGACCTAGCTAATCATATTGAGACTATTGTTGCTAATGCTGGGCATGGCGCGGCATCAAACATCAAAAATATACGCGAAACGCGCGAGATTGCGCGTATAGACACACATAAGGATTTCGTCAAGGAGGCGTCCAATGGCTGA
- a CDS encoding ATP-binding protein, with amino-acid sequence MADFASYLPPLLTGACLIDALTRLPDYSADVRLMSASDRLMRLTDVYRIFVPTTMCVEVYHKLYTMTRMSLEQKGNPDSVRRLNATYRWMNGLEYHGVVSGATSATVIGCSGIGKSSCLQYSVELLGGVIDIQDSFHKIVPVLLVSCPFDSSCKGLLYQIVIAIDDALGTNYYETVCKGRVNSQQLLGVVCQICHLHVGTLVVDEIQNIVEHRAGRQLYMMLIQLINTTGISLLLIGTPECIGFFQQVPQMARRTVGLEYGPMTYGDEFYRLCSTMYAYQYVGKESALNESIYNWLFTHSGGLPSSLVALVHDAQQVAILRGTESLGLDSLTIAYNERMRMLHRHTLPSIQPRLSQTTRLKHEHLPTPKEASLHVAVTRTMADVVAEYKRSGGDLIGCLRSLFSVEEI; translated from the coding sequence ATGGCTGATTTCGCAAGCTATCTTCCTCCCCTACTAACCGGAGCCTGCTTAATTGATGCGCTGACTCGCCTACCAGATTATAGTGCCGATGTTCGATTAATGTCAGCCAGTGACCGATTAATGCGACTGACTGATGTCTACCGAATCTTCGTACCGACGACGATGTGTGTGGAAGTCTACCACAAATTATATACGATGACGCGTATGAGCTTGGAACAAAAAGGTAATCCCGACAGCGTAAGACGGCTTAATGCAACATACCGTTGGATGAACGGTTTAGAGTATCACGGCGTCGTTTCTGGTGCAACCAGTGCTACAGTTATCGGTTGTTCTGGAATTGGAAAATCTTCATGCTTACAATATTCCGTTGAACTGTTGGGTGGCGTCATTGATATACAAGATTCATTCCACAAGATTGTTCCGGTGTTGTTAGTTAGCTGCCCATTCGATTCGAGTTGCAAGGGGCTTCTTTATCAGATTGTTATTGCGATAGATGACGCGCTTGGCACAAATTACTATGAAACGGTCTGTAAAGGTCGTGTGAACAGTCAGCAATTACTTGGAGTTGTTTGCCAAATATGTCACTTGCATGTAGGTACCTTGGTTGTGGACGAAATCCAGAACATAGTCGAACATCGAGCCGGTCGGCAACTGTATATGATGCTCATCCAGCTCATTAATACAACCGGAATAAGTCTTCTGCTTATAGGGACTCCAGAGTGTATTGGATTTTTTCAGCAAGTCCCACAGATGGCACGAAGAACCGTTGGACTCGAATACGGCCCGATGACCTACGGAGACGAATTTTATCGACTCTGTTCGACCATGTACGCTTACCAGTATGTGGGCAAAGAGTCTGCTCTTAACGAGTCCATTTATAACTGGTTATTTACGCATTCCGGTGGATTGCCTTCGTCACTTGTAGCTTTGGTCCATGACGCTCAGCAAGTAGCTATTCTTCGCGGTACAGAATCATTGGGGCTGGACTCGCTGACTATAGCGTATAACGAACGAATGCGAATGCTTCATAGACATACGCTGCCTAGTATACAGCCAAGATTATCACAAACTACTAGGCTAAAGCATGAACATTTGCCTACACCTAAGGAAGCTTCCTTACATGTAGCCGTCACTAGGACGATGGCCGATGTCGTTGCGGAGTATAAACGCTCTGGTGGTGACTTGATAGGCTGTTTACGTTCGTTGTTTAGCGTAGAGGAAATCTGA
- a CDS encoding fibrobacter succinogenes major paralogous domain-containing protein encodes MKNTFAKKFTVCALAGVLGFALTACDDSSSAGGDGGETSTKSSNSSSSSVTPSDVEGSSKTAWDYLNPDIDYGEFTDERDGQVYKTVKIGDQIWMAQNLNYAYTGVKFYGEKYTSDSTSWCYENKVSNCDKYGRLYTWAAAIDSVKLANDADNPLDCGFSKRCDLSGKVQGLCPSGWHLPDTTEWNTLFTAVGGGSTAGTKLKSQTAWHPFTDPFTFTVITSEDTFGFSALPAGIILAFGTFSYDGDKALFWSSTDVHRDAAYYMDLDFVSDQARLFTSNYKNGGFSVRCLKDSD; translated from the coding sequence ATGAAAAACACATTCGCGAAAAAGTTCACGGTCTGCGCCCTTGCGGGGGTGCTCGGTTTCGCCCTGACCGCCTGCGACGATTCTTCGTCGGCGGGGGGTGATGGCGGCGAAACATCGACCAAGTCCAGCAACTCTAGTTCTTCAAGTGTCACCCCGAGCGATGTCGAGGGGTCTAGCAAAACCGCTTGGGATTACTTGAATCCGGACATCGATTATGGAGAGTTTACCGATGAACGTGATGGACAAGTCTATAAGACGGTTAAAATCGGAGATCAGATATGGATGGCCCAGAACTTGAATTATGCTTACACTGGTGTGAAGTTCTACGGGGAAAAATACACCTCCGATTCCACAAGTTGGTGCTACGAGAACAAGGTTTCCAACTGCGACAAGTACGGTCGTCTTTATACCTGGGCGGCGGCCATCGATTCGGTGAAGTTGGCTAATGATGCGGACAACCCGTTGGACTGCGGCTTCAGCAAGCGGTGCGACCTGTCCGGTAAGGTCCAGGGGCTCTGCCCCAGTGGCTGGCACCTTCCCGATACTACGGAATGGAACACCCTTTTCACTGCGGTGGGCGGCGGTTCTACGGCTGGCACCAAGCTCAAGTCCCAGACTGCATGGCATCCTTTTACCGATCCATTTACCTTTACCGTCATCACTAGCGAAGATACCTTCGGTTTTTCTGCGTTGCCTGCTGGCATCATCTTAGCCTTTGGCACCTTCTCCTACGATGGCGACAAAGCGCTCTTCTGGAGTTCAACGGATGTCCATCGCGACGCTGCGTACTACATGGACTTGGACTTTGTCAGCGACCAAGCGCGCCTGTTCACCTCCAACTACAAGAACGGCGGCTTCTCCGTCCGTTGTCTCAAGGACTCGGACTAA